In Dolichospermum flos-aquae CCAP 1403/13F, the following proteins share a genomic window:
- a CDS encoding ISAs1-like element ISAsp2 family transposase: MKLPPKITIVDHFKDLEDKRVERTKRHKLIDIVTIAICAVICGVDSWVLMEAYGKKKEKWLKQFLELPNGIPSHDTFARVFARIDPQQFQNCFLSWIKSINKITEGEVIAIDGKTLRHSYDKGKDKGAIHMVSAWATSNKLVLGQCKVEEKSNEITAIPELIKVLDIAGCLVTIDAMGCQKEIVKSIAEKSGEYIIALKKNQGNLYKNVEEIFKEAISKGFEGFKYSEFHTKEDKHGREEIRHYLMLSDIEERIDTDKKWVNLQSVGMVEYIRKVNGKTKVETGYYISSLTNNAKLLGESVRTHWGIENSLHWVLDVAFREDDCRIRKDNAPQNFAVIRHIAVNLLGKEKSQKLGTKSKQFCAGWDDEYLEKILECI; the protein is encoded by the coding sequence ATGAAGCTACCACCAAAAATCACAATAGTAGATCACTTTAAAGATTTAGAAGATAAAAGAGTTGAGAGAACAAAAAGGCATAAATTAATAGATATAGTAACCATTGCGATTTGTGCAGTGATCTGTGGAGTAGATAGTTGGGTATTGATGGAGGCTTATGGAAAAAAGAAAGAAAAATGGCTAAAACAATTTTTAGAACTTCCAAACGGGATTCCATCTCATGATACATTCGCCAGAGTATTTGCGAGAATAGATCCGCAACAATTTCAGAATTGTTTTTTGAGTTGGATAAAATCTATCAATAAAATTACAGAAGGAGAAGTCATAGCAATAGATGGGAAAACATTAAGGCATTCATATGATAAAGGAAAGGATAAAGGTGCGATTCACATGGTAAGTGCATGGGCAACTAGTAATAAATTAGTATTAGGACAATGTAAAGTAGAAGAAAAGTCAAATGAAATAACAGCCATACCGGAATTAATTAAAGTATTAGATATAGCCGGATGTTTAGTAACGATTGATGCGATGGGGTGTCAAAAAGAGATAGTAAAATCAATTGCAGAAAAATCAGGCGAATATATTATCGCACTCAAAAAGAATCAAGGTAATTTATATAAGAATGTAGAAGAAATCTTCAAAGAAGCTATATCTAAAGGGTTTGAGGGATTCAAATATAGTGAATTTCATACAAAAGAAGACAAACATGGAAGAGAAGAGATTCGTCATTATCTCATGTTATCAGACATAGAAGAAAGAATAGATACTGATAAGAAATGGGTAAATCTTCAAAGTGTAGGAATGGTAGAATATATACGAAAAGTTAATGGAAAAACGAAGGTTGAGACAGGCTATTATATAAGTAGTTTGACAAATAATGCGAAATTACTAGGAGAATCAGTCCGCACTCATTGGGGTATAGAGAATTCATTACACTGGGTTTTAGATGTAGCTTTTAGAGAAGATGATTGTCGGATAAGAAAGGATAATGCACCACAAAACTTTGCAGTTATTCGTCATATAGCAGTTAATCTTTTAGGAAAAGAAAAAAGCCAAAAACTAGGAACTAAAAGTAAGCAGTTTTGTGCAGGATGGGATGATGAATATTTAGAGAAGATTTTAGAATGTATCTGA